In Scophthalmus maximus strain ysfricsl-2021 chromosome 13, ASM2237912v1, whole genome shotgun sequence, the genomic window taaacacacattgAGCTCCGCTAAACCCTGAACATTaaactctgcctcctccacacgCCGAGCACACCTCCACCCAACAACTCACCCGGACTGTGAACCGACACgagcaggagaaagaaaccTCCAAGGTGTCCCATGCTGTTTGTCCtccacggcggcggcggcggctgctgctgctgctgctgctgctgagagccACGCGGTCGCGGAGAGATGACGCAATGAGCCGCGCCTCCCTGTCAACCTGCACATGTTATGAATGACAAAGCTTCAGAAATCAAGTAAAAGAGAACTTTGCAGCAGATAGACCCAGACAAAAAacctacaaacacaaacacacacacacacgcacacagacacgcacacacacgcgcgggcaCACACACTAGAGCGATTTAGAATGAATCTTACACAATAAGTGTTCTTGCAACCTTTTTCGAACTGGTTGATAAAACAATATATGtgatctatttattttaatcactgtATGTAAACCTGGATGTTCtggaatattttaaaataaaaacaggacaaaCAATTCAGCTTcaggataaaaacatttttctacgTTAAACAactgatttttattatttcgaAAATTCCACATTGATGAGAAGAAATGGACAGAATCAAAAACCAAATTTtggacttaaaaaaataatcaatatctACATCAATATGGCAAGAACAAAAAGACACCTGACGTTATTCTGTTTGAAACTTCTTATGGACTGATGATACATAACTATGAAAATATGCCCTTTTTGTAatttctcattcattcattctttctttgttctcttcctttcttcattCTGATTTATCTTCAATAACTTTACAAGTGTTTCCCTGGCACTGGCATTTTTTGTGTGCGTatatactgtaactgtactCTAACAAAGTTTGGCCgaaaaaacatatattcatGAATGGAAAAATGTTACTACCTCATTTATTTGTCTATTATTGTCTAGAGTGGGTGTTGCAATGATGATGCTTTtgcaataaacacattttctcctcctaaacactttttttttttaatgattgtgaGATTTTgtaccaaaatattttttatatacagtatagtttATTAGttaccaaattaaaaaaatctgacagtCTTCCTTTTGAAAGACATATTTCTATCAAGCTGGATATTGTAAAAATGTACAAGATGCCTCTGCATCAGGTGTTATTAAACTTGGTTTATGTCTTGTAGGTGAAGTGTTTGTCCTCTGAACTCTGAAATagtgacagacacaaagacactgttGTTGTACCATGTACACAGTCCTGTTGACATCACTTAATAGTTGGAAGGGCTCTTTGTATTaatacttcacttttttttttttacacattgatAGAAATGATAGGTGAAGTACCTGCTGCGGCTCACAGTTAAGACTCAAGGtgttccaaagaagaagaaagaagagactCCCTTCAGCCTGTGTTTAACTGTCTATGGCAAGTGTTGATGTGCTAGTGATTGGTTTTGGAGGATTTCCATATAAAAATCATCAAGAAGAAATCATTTATTGCAGGTCTGTTgtattttggatttgttttaaaaaggtttgTCTAAATTAATTGGCAGCAGTGTATACGTCATGAGTCATTGACATGTCAGTCACACGCACATTGTAGAAATAAGTCCGATCAGACTGACAGTttggaaggaaaagaaacatttccaaGGTTTCCAAAGATTCTTACTCATAAGACTATTTGCACAGTGGATACAGATTATTTTAAGTTcacttttcaaaaagcaaacaaagaaattaaaaggcATTGTATTTCTTTTGGCGGGGTTAAATTAAGGAACAACACCAATTTAAATTTACAAATGTGCAACTCTCTTTTGGCTTTCAAAACAATGGTTTGTAATTCTAGTTTTGAGTGttacaaatgtgaataatttatttccttgtttcttttctttacttatatCTTGGttgcttattattatttattattttttgactttCAATAAAATGGTTGGTAATGCTATTTTTAAGGGtaacaaatgtgaataatttatttccttgtttctttacttatatcttggttgctttattattatttttgaattagtttttttctttgaggtggGTGGATTTAATCGATAAGAAAATAGGAtaggcatatatatataagcttTTGCTTCAGCCTAAGCCTTTTCAGTCACTATTTACTGTTTGAATTTAAACTGTGATAtgtttaaaattattgttttttatgatgactgaataaacaccaaacaacaaaacaacaacatccgtTACACATTTGTTCAGCACATAATGTGACCAGAATAACcagttggacaaaaaaaaacataaacatattttattcacaCGTTCTATTTGTACAGGATGCGACCTACACTTCGCTGTAGTACAGGCCTCTACAGCAGCACTGGATGGACAAATGAAGCGGTTGATGCTGGAGCGATTTGTCCTGCGTCTCAGAGGTCTGTGGACAGCGTCGGCTCTTTGTATACAGAACCCGGGGTAACTGGAAGCTTCGGGGCTTCAGCAACTTGGCTAAAAAGAgatcaaaacaaatatatagacACTTAAAGATTCAGCTtaaaactgcaaaaagaaaaagtcggATATCAGGGAAACTATGGCAACACATTGTTTTAAGAAACTGCAAAGCAGCAGGAGGTTAATgctcgtctctctcgtcctccacGGTGAGATGTTCAGTGTGTTACAATCAGAGTAATATCCTTATACGGCTACAATCAAATTATTACTGTACATAGAAAAATACATTGACTGAGTCATTTACCCGCCGGCAGTGAGAGCCTTCTGTGAAGACATGACGACTGTGGCGGGGACCGACTCTCTGCGTCCGTCTCTGGTGAAATAGTAGTTGCCGGCGAACTTGTGGCTCGGGCCTAAGGGCATTTTGGGCGGTGGCTGCGTCCTTCAAAGAAAAAGAGCGTCAGTAGACAGAATTGATTTGTCTGCTTTAGGCTGTCCACAAAGTGACATTACCTAAAAGGGATATTTGTgctaagtattttttttaaaccacataCAGATTTACAGGGGGCTGCGGCGTGTGTGGGGACATGGATTTCTCAGGTACAGGTGAGATGATAAAACAGGATGCACGATGTTCAGTCTGAGTCACAGACTCGTGACTTTGAAGGCTTAATAGATGCACAGCTCACAGACTTAATTCATACGACTGGAGCTTGTTGAGGATTACGCTTGGTATTAAGGAAAGTTTGACGGCACATCCAGATCTGTGTGAGAGTTAACAGGCACTTTGGATTCTTATTAGGGCTTaacgattaatcgcatttgcgattatatcgcgatatgataaaactaTAAAGCGATTTTCTAATCGCAAGGGACGCGATTACACGcgtcacgtgatacgcgagcgagcTGAGCgctcagtgaaagaaaaaacagcagtcaagcactttaacctgctgcgcaatggccaCAAACTTGTATTTTATTCTTCCTGTGGCTCAGCGTTAACAAGTAATTCTCTCGTGTGTTTTGACGGTATATAGTCGGAGTGAGATTGTTACAATTTTAAAGTATTGTTGTCATAGTGTGTACTGTAATGTGGTGGTAAATGTGGCGGAACCATCGAGAAAAACAGTCTTGAtaagtttgtgtatttcctgAGAGGAGCCGAAGGTCACCAGTTGATTCAGGTGAACCCAAATCAAACTGTTCCCctgaggatgacatcatctatCAATATGTGACGGACACCTGCAGCTTGTAGAGTCGTCGTGGCTCACGGTGATTATCGAGGACTCTCAGTTTTGAGACTTTTGCTGTGGTGAGATCGAATCCAGCTCAATGCGATCTTGcgagaattttattttttcacttttatttttcacgtAGGTGGCTGAAAATTGGTGCTTACTCATACAATCATATTCGTCGCAGCAGATATGAGATGCGGCCCGATGCGACGTGCAAATTGCCACTGATATGTTTGTGAAGGAGTGACGAATCTGCTGAAGCGGATAACATCTGCAGCTGCTAGGTACGGGAACCAGTTAAATCGAAAACCAGTTGGGCCGTAACACCGGTCTGTTCTCGgcgtgtgtgtgacctgtgtggtTCAAGTCTTACCTCTTGGCGACCTCCCCATATCGCAGCTGCAGTTTGGTTTGCAGTTCCCGctgaaaagggaaaacagaacCAGTGATTTAATGCACGAAGCAGACTGGATTACATGAACCCGTGAAGCTAGCTCAACTGGCTAACACCGACATGCTAACTATCGTTGACAGTTACTGCCCGTGGATTCAGCCACGTtcaaacgttgttttttttttttcttcctccgctGATAAACTTGTTATATTCACAGTACGTCCTGGCGTCGGTTGAGCGACTGTCCGCGGTTCTGTTGCTTACCCCGGCCAAGAGGTTCCGCAGCCTCTGGATGATTTTAGTCGCAGTGGCCATGTTTGCTTGTTGTGAAGGACACAGCGCTTCTTCTGTGGTGTGGAGTGAAGTCTCTCCGCGCGTTGCTGCCCCCTAGCGACCAAAAGTAAAAGTTGTATTTTGGACTGGTAGAGTTACTTAATCATAATAACTCAGAGGCACAATTCAACGTGACAAACATTAACTGACTCTCAACCCTagtgttttctattttatcaCACAAGTTACATCATATTGTTGGACCCATCCTAAGGAGGAGAACGCCACCTACAGGTCAATTGCAATGTGTCTTGttctaacaattattttcattgattcATCTTTTGATTATGtgctgtttggtccataaaatggtgaaaaat contains:
- the ndufa7 gene encoding NADH dehydrogenase [ubiquinone] 1 alpha subcomplex subunit 7, with the protein product MATATKIIQRLRNLLAGRELQTKLQLRYGEVAKRTQPPPKMPLGPSHKFAGNYYFTRDGRRESVPATVVMSSQKALTAGGQVAEAPKLPVTPGSVYKEPTLSTDL